The segment TCTGTCCAAACCATACCTGGTTCTTCATATTTATGTTTCTATGGGCAGAATAGCGGAAACGTACGTGGGTGAAAGGGGTTAGCTGTAGAGTGGAGTGAGTATTAGCGCAAGAACCCTGTGTGTATTTACCAGATATTCGCCTTGCCACACAAGCTCACTTATGTCATCCGAATGTCTCGAGGATGAAGCGCTGGTATTCTCCCGGAACGCATAGCGCTTCACTCATTCTGGAGAGGAGCGGAAACGCTCCTTTTCACCCTAATCAGTGCAAGATGAGTATCAATCTACAGACCGATGCACTCAAGACTGACATTCTCCCCGATGATTTTCTCTACTGCCCGAATCTTCTTCTTGTTTTCTGCAGTTACTGTTCCAACCAAATCATCCACAATCTTGCCCGTTGTATACGTATCATGGGCGGTCATCATGATGGGAACTTCCTTCTCTTTCGCTTTGGATATGGTTCGGATATCAGGTCCAAGCCCTCCGGTGAGAATCAATAGGTTCGTATCAGTTTCCAAGGCGGCCAGACATATATCAGACCTGTCACCACCAGTAATAACAGCCTTATCCTTGGCACGCCTGAACCATTTCAATGCATGCTGGTAGCCCATAGATCCGATTTGAAACTGGTCAATGAGTATGTCTTCCATATCCTCACCAATAAGCATCTCACCATCAAGAGCACGCTTAATCTCACCGAGACTCGGACTGAAAAGCTCGCGATGCTTGTAAACGACCCCACAGAATGTCACGCCCTCTTTTCTTAGAAAAGGAATGATATCCTCTGTCACCGCTGATTTAAGCATAGGAGGAACCATATTCAAGATGACACTAACATGATCGATACCATGCTGTTTGAAGAGGTCTCGTTGATGCAACACATCGTCAATAGCTGAAACGTCAGGGAAATTAACAAGACAAATTACCTTGCAATCGAAATGCTTGGCGATTTGAGGTGTTGAAAGACCAACATGAAGCAGATGCCAAGGGGCTTTCGTCCCTTCCAAGAGAACAATTTCCTTTCCTTCTGCAGCTTTGTTATAGCATTCTTGGATCTTCTCTAGGAGGTTGTCATGGCCAATTTTCAGGAACTCATCGTAGCTCGAGTGGGTTCTAACAACAGGGCAGATACAGCCCAGATTTGTGGAAAGGTCGAGAACATCCTTCATAACAAGAGCATCCTCGTCGACATCCACATCGAAATCATGGCTTCGTTCGAAGCTTTTCTTGCCCACCGGCTTGAAATAGCCAACCGACTTGCCATTGTCACGTAGCTTCGAGGCCAACGCAATAGCAACCATTGTCTTTCCAGTGAGCGTTTGCCCACTAATCATGATATTCTGAGCCATTTGATCATCCCGAGATTGTGATTTTGACGTCAACAGCTGCAACTCCTTCGTTTTGTTTGTAGGCGAAAACCGGATTGATATCAAGTTCCACAATATCACTGAAATCAGTCACTAATTGACTTATGCGAAGAATCGTATCTTCAAGAGCACCAACATCGCTTGGTGGTTCGCCTCTAACACCTTTCAGCAAAGTCGAGATTTTAGTTTCGTTAATCAATGCCTTCGCATCGGTTCTTGTCATTGGAGCCAATCGAAAAGCTACATCTTCCAAGAAGTTCACATAGACACCCCCTGCACCAAACATGACTAGAGGGCCAAATTGGACATCTCGCGAACAACCTACTATCAATTCCTTGCCTTGGTCCGCCATTTCTTGGACATCAACACCGTAGATAATAGCCTTAGGCCGCCCCTCGCGCGCATTTTCAACAATCCGTAAGAAAGCTTCCTCAACCTCCTCCGGTGTTTCAAGCCCTATCTCAATACCACCAACATCACTCTTATGAACTATGTCAGGGCTGGCAATCTTGAGGACCACGGGATATCCAAGCTCATCAGCAATCTCTTTTGCTTCTGCGGAACTTGTGGCAAGCTTAATCTTTGCTACGGGAATTCCATATGCCTCAGCTATTGCATGTGCTTCATGTCCAAGTAGAACCCGTCTCTCATCCTCTCGAACCTCCCGAATAATCTCCTGCACTGTTTCGCGATTCACATCAAATTTCGGGGGTGTTTCGTCTTTCAAGCTGTCTCGAAGCACGGTATAGTGATAGAGCTCTGCAATTGCATTGACAGCCCGTTCAGGAAAATCGAACACAGGAATCCCAGCTTCGTTCAACACGATTCTGGGATAAACCATTGAATTGCCGCCCATGAAGACAGTCACGATAGGCTTCTCCGGAAATTTTCTGTGAGTGTCAACTACAGCCTGTGCTGTTTCTGCTTCCTTGGTCATGGCCTGAGGAGTTAAAAGAACGATAAGAGAGTCCACATTAGGGTCTCGCAGAGTAGCCTCCATACATACAGTGTAATCCTCAGGTTGGGCTGTTCCCAGGGCATCAATTGGGTTATAGAGAGCGGCAGCAGGTGGGAGATGTTCTTTCAGATAATCTATGGTGTCGGATGAGAACTGTGCAACCTCCAGACCCATCGCTTCACAGGCATCAGTGGTGATAATCCCTGGACCTCCAGCATTGGTAATAATGGCTACTCGATTACCAGCTGGTAGACCCATATCATCATAGACATTCGCAATATCGAAAAGCTCAGATATGCTTTCGGCGCGAATTACACCACATTGTTTGAAAGCTACAGTATAGGCGGTATCACTTCCAGCAAGTGAACCAGTATGAGAAGATGCCGCTCGAGCGCCAGCTTCACTTACTCCAGATTTCACCACAAAAACTGGTTTCTTCTTAACGACTTCCTTTGCAACCTCCATGAATTGTTTTCCATCAGTCACATTCTCAATATAGAGTAGAATGAAATGCGAATCGGAATCATTGCCGAAAGCCTTGAGGAAATCAGATTCATCTAGCAATGCTTTGTTGCCGAGACTCACGAATTTCGAGAATCCAATCTTTTCCATCAATGAATAGTCGAGAATCCCAGTCATGAGCGCACCGGATTGCGACGCGAAGGCGATTATGCCTTTCTCAGGAGTTCCAGCAGCAAATGAGGCATTATAGGGTTCACTTGTATTGATGATTCCCAAGCAGTTCGGCCCCTGCACAATCATATCATATTGCTTGGCTATCTCAACCATCTTACGCTCGGCTTCTTGACCTTCATGTCCTACTTCTTTGAAACCAGCAGTTATGACAACAAGAGCTTCAACTCCTTTCTCACCGCACTCTTCTACAACCTCTAATACGAATCTTGCGGGAATCACTATGACTGCGACATCTACATCTCCAGGGATATCACCAACTGACCTGAAAACCTGAAGACCCAGTATTTCGCCGCCTTTTGGATTGACAGGATATATGCGTCCATCATAACCGCTATCAAGTAGGTTCCGCACGACCGAGTTACCCAGTTTACCCTTTGTAGCTGAAGCCCCAATTACAGCTATCGAATCAGGACGAAACAGAGTTGCAATAAGACTTTGCTTATCCATTAGTTTGGAACCACCTGTAGTGGTTTTCTTCACGAATACTCGACCGGTGATTATAGTTATAGCTTGTGGAATAGCTTGGAATACCCCCCTTGTATTACTTAAAGTCATATCCTCACGATATCGATGTGTATTCTAGGTGAATACCGAGATGAAGTTAGTAACTCTCCATGTTCCGGAAACATACGTATCTGGTTTAGAGAAGCTAGTGGATAGTCAGCTCTATCCGAATAGATCGGAAGCGATTCGAATTGCTATCCGTGACCTTCTCAAGCGCGAGCTTTGGGGTTGAACAGCGCATCCGTAGCCGATGTTCACAAGTAGTATTGAAGTTCACGCACTATCCAGTTGATATGTCGTTACAGCACTGATAATCATTAATGAGACTAACAATTCCTGGGGAATTACCCAGGAAAGTCAATTTTTCTTTCACTTTGAATCCGCTTAACTGTGAAAACTAGGTTATACGTAAGAGATGGTATTATAAGATAGTTGAATGTTATAAGAATGAATCTTCAATAGATAGGAGCGTGTAGTCACATAGGTTCCGATGTGCCCAGTAAATATGATAATCCATCTAATCTGCTGGGAAAAAGGAGCCAACCGGACGATTTGGTGAAAGGTTGCCCCTGTTACAAGGAATTTGATGATGGCGAAAAAGTATGTCTGAATAACGATGATGTTGTAGAAATCAAACCAATTTCAATCGCCAAATCTTTCTTCAGTAACATCGAATCTTTTGAAGATTTACAGAATCTCAAAACCGAAAAAGAAAATGTTTGTTACTTGCTGGTATATCTAGATGATGAAAAGGATAAGGCATATTGCGTGAGCAAGGGCGAAAAGCTTGTAATCAATGGAAATGAGGTACACGCTGATGATCTTCGCGATGCTCTCCAGTTTGTAAATCTGGGAGGAAAATCCACAGACGGCGAGATATGCTCTACATGCATGTACAAGTATTTAGTCACCCTGTCGGACGTTTTTGAAGGCGTTATATCAGAAGAAGAGCGAACAGAAATCATTGCAAACTACATCAGCGAAATTGCCGATAGAATGGCACAGGATATGACCGGTGCAGAATCTGAAGAAGCGGAAGCTGTGGACCAGAAAAAGCATATTCAGAAACGTATCGTGCAACTGATGGAACAGAGGGCTGACTGGGAAGAGATGATACGTGAAATGAAAGCACAGGGAGCTGACACTAAGCAAGTTCAGCTTGTGGATAACTATAGGCAACTGAATAGGCTCGAAACAACCTTTCTATCACAAGTCCAAACAATGATGGAAACTGATAACAATTTCATTGCATTGAATGCTCTCCGTATGATGATTGCAGTGGCAGAGAAGGCCACCAAAACTTGTAATCGTATCCGCGGCCTTACAAACGACCTTGAAGATACTAGCCAGATGCCCGACAAACTGAACCATATGTTGAAATCTCATGCTGAGCGGAGAAGAAAAATCGAGCATAGATTCGATAGAGTCGGACTGATTCTAAGCGAGATGGAAAGCTAGATGTCTCTTTGAGGGTTCAGTATCAGAAAACAGAACATATTATACGAATGGATAACATAGAAAGACACGGATTCTATAGTCAGAGGGGCAGTATAGTTGAAATCAAAACAAATTGTCGGGAAGAAGGGCAAAATTCAGGTTGTAAGGGGTTGTCCATGTTTCAAGCGGTTTGGTGATGAAACGCTCTGCGTGAATGATGACGACATTCTCGAAGTTGAAATGATTGAAGTCGATCCGTCTCTTTTCTCATTCCATGAAACGAAAGAGGATATGGAAAAAGAAATCGCGCCCGAAGGCGACGTATGTTATTGCTCAGTTTACATGAATCCCGAAGATAACCGAGTCTACTGTGTATCCCAGGGCTGGCCGCTACGTATACACGGAAGGTATGTCCCGGCTGACGAGATGCGCGACGCGTTCCGATTCCTCTCTACAAAGGATCTTTCCGCCCCCGCGGAAATCTGTTCCGAGTGTATTTACAAATTTCTGTTGACATTAAGCGATACATACTCCAGCGATTTGAGTAAGCAAGAGCAAACAGATGAAATCAAACGGTACGTAGACAAGTTCTCTCTTATGATTGCAGTGAAGCTTAGTCAAATGGAAGGTATGGAAACCATAGGTACAGAGGATGATATAGACCAAGATGTAGATTACCTTGAGTTCTTGCAAGGATACCTAATGCAACTTCTTGAACAACGGAAATTCTGGAATAATCTGAAAGAGACATTTGAGAAGAAAGAGTCTGAAGAGTGGTTATTGGATGTCATTGACAAACGTGTAAAGCTTGCCCGACTTGAATACCAGTTCTATTCACAATCCATGCAACTGCATCACATAAACGATTTTCACCTCCTCATTCGGAATTTGGAATTCATTCTCAGAACCGCAGGGAGTATACTAAGTCTGAATGAAGAGATTCATGAAGTGATTAGATCCGAGAGGTTTCGCGAGAGGGCTGAAGATGAAGAACGCCTAGAAAAACTTGTAGCATATGGCGAAAAATGTAGGGCAATCGAACACAACTTCGCTAACATATTGCAGATTCTTAACAAGCTATGATGCTATATACTTGGTAGGAATGATAGACTACTGTTGGTCAGGAGGCAGAGTATCTTCTCTCTTTGAGATAATGTTACTCCACGGAGCCGTATCGGTCCGCAAGCCACTGAATGTACTCTCTAACGCCCTGTTCCAGCGGAACTTCTGGTTCCCACCCATATGATCTGAGCAAGCTGATATCGATATCAGTTATTACAACATCTCCAGCCCAACCCCTTTCAGAACCAGTATAATCAATGGTGGCCTCTGGAACACCTGCGGATTCACGAACTAGCTCAGCTATCCTAGCGACTTTCAATCGTTCACCTGAGCCCACATTGACAGGCTGGTATCCGTCTGGCATTTTCTCCGCGAGAAGCATGGTGGCATCAACAGTATCACTGACATACATGTATGACTTCTCTTGCTGACCGTCACCAAGCACTTCAAGGCGAGTAGGATCTCGCTTCAGTTTCATGTAGAAATCGTACATCACACCGTGGGTTGATCGAGGGCCAATGATATTGGCCAAACGCATGCTTACTGAATTAATACCGTATAATTCTGCGTAAGATGACAAGTACATCTCAACAGCCCCTTTGGCAGCGCCATAATTGCTGATAGGACGGAATGGCGTACTCTCGGGCGTTGGAAATACGTCTGTTTCTCCATACACCGTGCCCCCAGAACTTGCAAAGATGAAGCGATTGATATCTCGTTCCCGCATGCTTTCCAGAATGTTCATAGTTCCAACCACATTGATTCGAAAATCAAACAGGGGCTGGTCCACACTCAATCGTACATCGGGTTGAGCGGCAAAATGGAAGACAGTATCTACACCTTCTAGGGCGGTAGCAACATCTTCTTCGGTAGTGATAGATCCTTCAATAAAGCGGAATTCTTCTTCATCAGCATGATGTGCAATGTTCCGCCGGTCTCCTCCAGATAGGTCATCTAGAACTACTACCTCGTATTCATCAAGCAGCCGATCGACCAAGTGGCTGCCGATGAATCCTGCGCCACCAGTAACTAGTACACGATTCAAGCATGATCACAACAAATCCTGTCGTATCGGTCATAGGGATAAATGTTGTTGCTAGACGCTGAATCGAGGATCTGAAAGAACAGCCTTTAGAAATGAGAGGGCAGTGGGATTCTCTTCTTTCCGGTTCCACTCCTTTACGAATTCTTTGAATATCTCCATCTCTTCCGTTACTCGCTGACCAATCTGTTGCAGCTTCGAGGCTTTTACGTAATCTCCCTTGCCCAATCCCGGACATATGTGTTTCATTGCGTTCAATCCCCAAGCCAGTTCACCGTTCTTTCGCCCAAATACAAACGGAAATGACTTGCACACACCCGGGCGATAGGGATAAATCATGCATTTGTTCTCCTTGAGGAATATACACCCAGTATCTTCGAGTTTTTTAAGGGCAACATACGCCCTACCCTCCTCAGTTTCAACAGAAGGTATCTTTCTGAGGCCCCGTGGAACGCGTTCATTTTCAGATAGAACGTAGAAATCAATCGCCCTCAGCAGTTCTTTCGCATCTAAATCGAGTAGTTTTGCTATTCGCACAATATCGGTACCTGTAAGTGTCACAAGCATATTTTCTTGGGTACAACAGGCGGCACAACCTGTGCATTCGAACCGAACGTCGACGGTCGTACTATCATCACGTTGTTGCCTGCTGGTGGACATATCTAAGGTACAACTCACACGAGAGTTTGTAAGTATTCTTTTACCTGTGCAACTCCTTCTTCAATGGTATCCATGTCTGTTGCAAAGCTGAAGCGTAGATTACTATCATAGTCAGTGCCAAATACAGCCCCGGGAACTGATGTAACACCAACTTTCAGAAGCAACATCTCTGCGAGAGTTGCACTGCTTATGCCATAATACGAAAAATCTGGAAAAACATAGAATGCGCCTGCAGGATTCACACAACCGACACCCTCTATATCGCAGAACATATCCACAATCCGATTGCGCCTCTTCTGGTATGCGGTTCTCATTTCGTCGATACCACCTTGATCACCTTCAAGAGCTTCAACACCAGCATATTGAACGAATGATGTCGCACAAGAAGTTGTGTTCTGTTGGACACGAACCATATTGTCAATAGTCACCTCGTTCCCGATAGCGTATCCAAGACGCCATCCGGTCATCGCATAACTCTTGGAAAAACCATTGATGATGACAGTATGTTCAAGGGCAGGATCGATTTCCAGCATAGATGGTTGTTCAAATCCATCATAAACCAGTTCTTCATAGATTTCATCTGAAAAGACAACTATGTCATGGTCTATAGCGAGATCATGAATGAAACGAAGGTCGTCCTTGTTTATGACGCCACCTGTTGGATTGTTTGGACTGTTAATTACAAGTCCTCGAACATCTTTGTTTAGAGCTGCCTTCAGAGATTCCCTATCGAGCCGATAATCAGAATCAGTTGAAACATCAACGGGGATTCCACCAGCTGTTCTTGTGAGTACGCGGTATGTTGGCCACGCAGGCGCCAGAACAAGAACATCATCTCCGCTATCGATGGTGGACAATATAGCTCCAAAAAGAGCCATTTTTGCACCTGGGGTGACAACAACCTGTTTCTCAGGATCGAAATCCATTCCACGATTAGCATATCTATCCGCTATTGCTTTTCGCAGTGGAGGATGACCTCTTGCTGAAACATATCGGGTGTGCCCAGCATCAAGTGCATCTTTTGCTGCATTGATGATATTCTGAGGAGTATCGAAATCAGGTTGACCTACCTCAAAATGGTAGATTTTCTTACCCTCGGCCTCTAACCTGTTCGCCAAGTCAAACATTTTCAAAGTCCCAGAAGCAGGAATGCGCTCCATGTGGTGCGATGGCCATGCCATGTTTTTCACCTATCAATTGATACGGTCAGATACTACGGAGCGGCAACCAGTTCTTTATTACTATTTTCATGAGAACTTCGAAAAAGTCTCCATCAACTGCTCTTTTTGGTGCTCAGTTCCGAGAATCTGTATTCTATCAAGCATCGCCTCACCAAGGCCTTCATGATAGGCACGTAGGAGGTAATCAACACCAAGAGGATCAACACCGTATAACCCAGCACAAAAGGCATCCAAACCAACTATGTCGAGACTAAGAGCCACACCTCCCAAGTGCCTAGTTTCCCTGTTTTCTCTTGGCCCTACAACTATCTCGCCCAAATCCATAATGCTGAAATCCGGCTGAAAGACAAGAAGCAAATCCATGAGAACATCAGATATCCGCTCATGATACACTGATTTGTCCTTTTCAGGTAACAAACCGAAGAGATTCTTGATGGCGCCACTATAATTAGAGACTTTAGGTTCAATCTTCGGTGTTGCGACGTTGATCATGAAAGTATTCCCAGATAGCAGCTTGGGCATATCTTTCTGCTCAAAGAAGTTTCCAGGCATATCGGTTGGATACAATTCGGCCTCCGACAGATTAACAAGATTGACACGTTTGGACTCTAATTTGTCATATCCGCTTTCTGAAAAAGCTTCCCAAGCGCTTCTAACAGGATTATCGCTTTCCAGTATGTAGATAGGTGCGACTCGTTCAAACGAATAAACGATTGCTTCAAGTAGCTCAAGCGAAGTATTCCCGGGCAAATCTGGGTTGTATACTGAGGGTTTTACCAAAATCCGTTCCAAGGGCCTCTGGAAGGGCAAAGGCTCAGAAAGCTTCGAAAGGGCTTTGTTTAATGTCTCTCGAGGGTTTCTACGAACAGCAATAGCCACCTGTGACCCTGAAATCATACTTCCATTGGGCATAGAAGAACCCTTTAAGTTCATGTTTCATGTGGTAGAATCGCTATGACTCTAAGTGCTGACGAACGAGCCAGATATTCAAGGATGCTCTCGCTGAGGGATTTTGATGAAAGTAAAATGCAAGCAATAAAAGACACACAAATTGCCGTGGTTGGGGCCGGAGGCTTGGGTTCCAACTCACTCAGATTGCTCACATCCTTGGGATTCGGACGTATTACTATAATCGACAAGGACGTTGTCGAACTGTCCAATATTCAAAGGCAGAATCTCTACCATACAGACGATATTGGCAAACCGAAGGCAAGTACTGCAGCAAAGCGGCTTTCGGAACTCAATCCTCATGTTGAACTGGAATATAAGAATACAGAAATCGATTCCAACAATGCATCAAAACTATTGAAAGATACAGACTTAGTTATCGACGGTCTGGATTCTTTTGCTGCACGAAGAACACTAAATGTAGCTTGTTTTGAATTAGGTGAACCATTTGTATTTGCCGGAGCTGTCGGATACTACAGCAATCTGTCAACTTTCGTGCCCGGAAAGACATGCTGCTTTCAGTGTGTGATGAAAGGAGCTGAAGATCGTTCGGAGAATACTGTAGAGGAGATTGGAATTACTCCCGAACTGCTTCAGCTGGTAACAGCAATCCAAGTACGGGAAGCGGTACTACTCGTCACATCCGGCAAATCTAAACTCATGAATAAGTTAATGACCATAGATTTGGCGGCTTTAACCTTCGATACATTTGATATCGCACAAGATTCCAACTGCAGAATCTGCTCATGATGAGACTGAGACTCAAGCTCCGAAGAATAGCCTTCGGGCTCTTTTTCTACGCTCCTCTTCGTCCTCCTCATCTTGTGGTGGAGGTGGTGGTGGAGGCTCGATAGTATTTTCTTTTTCCGAAGACCCGTCTTCTTCTCTTTCTGTCGTCTGGGTTTCGTCGGAACTTGCTGACTCAGCTGGCGCCTCTTCGTCAACCGAAGGTTCGTCCAACGGACTCCAAGTCTCTTCCTCTTCCTCACTCAGTTCGTCATCAGATTCCTTCTCAGTAGTGCCATAAGGCGATGCTACTCGAGGTGTAAGAGCATCTTCATAATCATCCCAGGTGAAGCTATCATCATCTTCATCTGCTACGCTTTCATCAGATTCGAATGGCTTGGGTTCTTCTGTTGTGTCCATTTCGGAAGCAGCTGGGTCAGACCCCTCGATTTCAGCGGTATCGTCCTCATCGGATGGTTTGGATTCATCCTCATCCATGGCTTCACCCATGGTTTCGGGTTCACCAATATGGAACTCCGCTTTGAAATCTTTGATGGTTTCATCCGGTGATGTCTTTTCTTCCGCGGATAGAATCTCCTCTTCATCCTCTATCGCTTGATCAATAGTAGCCTCAGTCTCCGAAGCAGAGAGAGGTTCTTCTGATTCGGATGTTTCCGAGAACGAATCCATTCGTATGTCTAATTCCGGTTCTTCGCTAACAACACGTGGGGCAGCTGATTCATCAGACGGCATTTCAAAAGAAGGAGCTGGTGCGGAGGCGGAAGGTGCATCAGTTGCGGATTCTTCACTGGAAATTTCATCACTGAATTCCGGTTCTTCAACCATTTCGTCAGAAGATTCGGACAGTAAATCCTCTTCTTGAGATTCCTCGCCTTCACGAAATTCGACACCTAGGGCGTAACTCAAGCATTCCTCGCAGCGTTTCGCCGCTGCGATGAGGCCATCATTGATGAAATCTTCGAGACTCTTGGCTCTATCAGGATGGCGTTTTGACCATTTGAGGAAACTATCAACCATCCGTAAAGCGTCCCGGACTCCAAGCCAATATGATTCGTCCTTGTGTGAAGTCAACTATTGCACCAGTTGCATCTTGGACATGCTCATGAAAAAAGCCTTTGTATCATGGATGGTCAGTTCTCGTCTATTGGATGATTGCGGGATTCAAGAAGACGCCCAACAAGTTCATCGAGTGCATATGCTATTTCATTCCGTTTGAAATCATCAACACAAGATGATTCACAGATGATAACCTTCACAGGAGTTCCTTCTCCGATTTCGTCTTCAATCTCCGTCCTATAGACAGCTTCAATATCAGAGTCTTCTTCCGGCATTACGATAAGGGCGGCACTGGCTCCTCTGAACGTGACACCAAGAAGAACATCAAGAGCTGAATGCTTGGGTGACATCAACAACATCCGTACGTCTGAATCATCAGTTTCTACCTGTGTAGTGCTTATTCGGATTCCGTCCAGCGAGATGACCTGTTCGTTTAACACCCGTAGTACATCCATAACCAAATCATCATCTGGGCCAACTACTGTTATCTTGAAAGCGAATCTCCCCTTTTTGTTGCTGTTATCACTATTCTCTGCATTCAACAGTCGGTCCTCCTGAAAAAATCCACTCGCGGAGAAATAAGTCTTCTTAATGCACTTTTTGCATAAGCTAACGTTGATAAAGTCATCTTGTTGGGTTCAGGAATGAGACTGAATAAAAGTGACTGTCACAAAGCAAGAAGTATTTGAGGCACTGGAACCGGTCAAGGATCCAGAGCACCCGATTTCCATAATAGACGAAAGAATGAGCATAGTCAAAAAAGAGTACATTGAAGTTGAAGATGACGTAATCACAGTTGAATTCAAACCAACTGTACCCTATTGCCCAATGGGCGGACTCATAGGCGTTCTTATTCGTAAAAGACTTGAAGACGTCTATCCCGAAAAAGACATCAGGGTTAGGCTTTTGCCTGGCTCCCATTCTCAAGAATCAGCAGTTAATGAAATGGTCAGTAATGATGAGAAGTATGAGAATGTCCTCGAACAGATGAAAAGTCGAGGAATGACTTAGCTGACTGAATAAGGCTAAACCATATGTCCCAGTACAGCCTTGAAAAGACAAAAC is part of the Candidatus Thorarchaeota archaeon genome and harbors:
- a CDS encoding DUF59 domain-containing protein, which encodes MTVTKQEVFEALEPVKDPEHPISIIDERMSIVKKEYIEVEDDVITVEFKPTVPYCPMGGLIGVLIRKRLEDVYPEKDIRVRLLPGSHSQESAVNEMVSNDEKYENVLEQMKSRGMT
- a CDS encoding HesA/MoeB/ThiF family protein, whose protein sequence is MTLSADERARYSRMLSLRDFDESKMQAIKDTQIAVVGAGGLGSNSLRLLTSLGFGRITIIDKDVVELSNIQRQNLYHTDDIGKPKASTAAKRLSELNPHVELEYKNTEIDSNNASKLLKDTDLVIDGLDSFAARRTLNVACFELGEPFVFAGAVGYYSNLSTFVPGKTCCFQCVMKGAEDRSENTVEEIGITPELLQLVTAIQVREAVLLVTSGKSKLMNKLMTIDLAALTFDTFDIAQDSNCRICS
- a CDS encoding phosphotransacetylase family protein; the protein is MTSKSQSRDDQMAQNIMISGQTLTGKTMVAIALASKLRDNGKSVGYFKPVGKKSFERSHDFDVDVDEDALVMKDVLDLSTNLGCICPVVRTHSSYDEFLKIGHDNLLEKIQECYNKAAEGKEIVLLEGTKAPWHLLHVGLSTPQIAKHFDCKVICLVNFPDVSAIDDVLHQRDLFKQHGIDHVSVILNMVPPMLKSAVTEDIIPFLRKEGVTFCGVVYKHRELFSPSLGEIKRALDGEMLIGEDMEDILIDQFQIGSMGYQHALKWFRRAKDKAVITGGDRSDICLAALETDTNLLILTGGLGPDIRTISKAKEKEVPIMMTAHDTYTTGKIVDDLVGTVTAENKKKIRAVEKIIGENVSLECIGL
- a CDS encoding type II toxin-antitoxin system ParD family antitoxin, with amino-acid sequence MKLVTLHVPETYVSGLEKLVDSQLYPNRSEAIRIAIRDLLKRELWG
- a CDS encoding acetate--CoA ligase family protein, encoding MDKQSLIATLFRPDSIAVIGASATKGKLGNSVVRNLLDSGYDGRIYPVNPKGGEILGLQVFRSVGDIPGDVDVAVIVIPARFVLEVVEECGEKGVEALVVITAGFKEVGHEGQEAERKMVEIAKQYDMIVQGPNCLGIINTSEPYNASFAAGTPEKGIIAFASQSGALMTGILDYSLMEKIGFSKFVSLGNKALLDESDFLKAFGNDSDSHFILLYIENVTDGKQFMEVAKEVVKKKPVFVVKSGVSEAGARAASSHTGSLAGSDTAYTVAFKQCGVIRAESISELFDIANVYDDMGLPAGNRVAIITNAGGPGIITTDACEAMGLEVAQFSSDTIDYLKEHLPPAAALYNPIDALGTAQPEDYTVCMEATLRDPNVDSLIVLLTPQAMTKEAETAQAVVDTHRKFPEKPIVTVFMGGNSMVYPRIVLNEAGIPVFDFPERAVNAIAELYHYTVLRDSLKDETPPKFDVNRETVQEIIREVREDERRVLLGHEAHAIAEAYGIPVAKIKLATSSAEAKEIADELGYPVVLKIASPDIVHKSDVGGIEIGLETPEEVEEAFLRIVENAREGRPKAIIYGVDVQEMADQGKELIVGCSRDVQFGPLVMFGAGGVYVNFLEDVAFRLAPMTRTDAKALINETKISTLLKGVRGEPPSDVGALEDTILRISQLVTDFSDIVELDINPVFAYKQNEGVAAVDVKITISG
- a CDS encoding YkgJ family cysteine cluster protein, which gives rise to MSTSRQQRDDSTTVDVRFECTGCAACCTQENMLVTLTGTDIVRIAKLLDLDAKELLRAIDFYVLSENERVPRGLRKIPSVETEEGRAYVALKKLEDTGCIFLKENKCMIYPYRPGVCKSFPFVFGRKNGELAWGLNAMKHICPGLGKGDYVKASKLQQIGQRVTEEMEIFKEFVKEWNRKEENPTALSFLKAVLSDPRFSV
- a CDS encoding pyridoxal phosphate-dependent aminotransferase, whose translation is MAWPSHHMERIPASGTLKMFDLANRLEAEGKKIYHFEVGQPDFDTPQNIINAAKDALDAGHTRYVSARGHPPLRKAIADRYANRGMDFDPEKQVVVTPGAKMALFGAILSTIDSGDDVLVLAPAWPTYRVLTRTAGGIPVDVSTDSDYRLDRESLKAALNKDVRGLVINSPNNPTGGVINKDDLRFIHDLAIDHDIVVFSDEIYEELVYDGFEQPSMLEIDPALEHTVIINGFSKSYAMTGWRLGYAIGNEVTIDNMVRVQQNTTSCATSFVQYAGVEALEGDQGGIDEMRTAYQKRRNRIVDMFCDIEGVGCVNPAGAFYVFPDFSYYGISSATLAEMLLLKVGVTSVPGAVFGTDYDSNLRFSFATDMDTIEEGVAQVKEYLQTLV
- a CDS encoding NAD-dependent epimerase/dehydratase family protein, whose translation is MNRVLVTGGAGFIGSHLVDRLLDEYEVVVLDDLSGGDRRNIAHHADEEEFRFIEGSITTEEDVATALEGVDTVFHFAAQPDVRLSVDQPLFDFRINVVGTMNILESMRERDINRFIFASSGGTVYGETDVFPTPESTPFRPISNYGAAKGAVEMYLSSYAELYGINSVSMRLANIIGPRSTHGVMYDFYMKLKRDPTRLEVLGDGQQEKSYMYVSDTVDATMLLAEKMPDGYQPVNVGSGERLKVARIAELVRESAGVPEATIDYTGSERGWAGDVVITDIDISLLRSYGWEPEVPLEQGVREYIQWLADRYGSVE
- a CDS encoding DUF362 domain-containing protein: MPNGSMISGSQVAIAVRRNPRETLNKALSKLSEPLPFQRPLERILVKPSVYNPDLPGNTSLELLEAIVYSFERVAPIYILESDNPVRSAWEAFSESGYDKLESKRVNLVNLSEAELYPTDMPGNFFEQKDMPKLLSGNTFMINVATPKIEPKVSNYSGAIKNLFGLLPEKDKSVYHERISDVLMDLLLVFQPDFSIMDLGEIVVGPRENRETRHLGGVALSLDIVGLDAFCAGLYGVDPLGVDYLLRAYHEGLGEAMLDRIQILGTEHQKEQLMETFSKFS